Within Crassostrea angulata isolate pt1a10 chromosome 2, ASM2561291v2, whole genome shotgun sequence, the genomic segment AGGAGATACCAATaaataaagtctaaaaatgaccTAGACCATCCAACTCTCAGAGTAGGGGACAATTATTATGCCTGTCACAGTGACCCAGAAAAACTGTATCTTTTCTTCTAATACCTGATCACAGATTTTTTAATTAgtaaattttttaatagaaaatttatttcacccaaaagaagtttaatttttttatcaagggtgatgtttaaattttggtaaatgtCAAGCTGATTAGATCTTTAAACCTCTCCAAAAACCTTCTGTACCGCTCTATTAGGAGTGAATCAAAGAACTAATTTAAATTGGAATGGTAAATGTATGATCTCTGCAAAAGCATCACAAGACATCAGCTTTCCTTGCATATGCATCGAAAATATAGCCCTCTCACCATGTACAAGTTACAAACAAGTACAAGTTGTACAAACGTCTGAAACACTCCCATTATGAGGATTGGTTTTGTGTACAATATGAAAATGATTTCttcttgttaaaattttaaataaacagtgtcacaatattttttttttagatgagaAGAGCATTCTGTACTAGTATCTACCTGGGTTAGGGCCAAAGAGAagaaatataaagaataatatttgattaaaacttgTCAATGCCACTTATTTCATATTGATTATGGAGTCCCGGTaagttttatacatgttttattatattttcattcaattcatAGTTATCATGTCAAGAGATAAATTTGTTAGtctgataaatatatttctgtaaATGAAGATATAATTGAATGAAGCACTGACTTTAATTTGATACTGGTTGTATTATGTATTCAGTAATTCTTGAATTATAATGTACTATACTATATGTATTTTTtgaggcgtcgagctaatgctcgacAGCATTCTAgtgatcgtctggattggcaattgtccaaaaattcataattatattgattCTGAATGCACGATTTTATTTTAGCCATGAAACATCATcaagaaaaagaagatattgCACCATTTGTCAGCAAGACTTTAGTGACAGATATTTCAGGAGACACACTTGTGAAGAGAAGGCCGAAAATATATCTCAACCGACTCAGTCTAAATGTGATGAACCTATTTTGTTGCCAGCATCTGAACCAGaaatggaaaattttgaaaatcagatGGAAGAATCAGACATGGAGGAGGAATTCCTTATGGGACATTTATCATCAAGTTCATCTGACAGTACCAGTGAAGAGGAGGTTCTAGATACTGAGTTATTTAATGAGTTTTATTTAGATAACATTGAACACAGAGAAAATGAAAGTGAAAAGCAATCTGTAGATATACAGGGGGgatatcaaaattatgtcatCGCAGTGTTGAAAATCTTGCTTGTGTGGCAAGTTGTGCACTATGTTTCTGATGCAGCATTTtcagttttgttgtttttattaagaTCTTTGTTTTAcgttttttcattttcatctgatTTAGCTAAATCTTTTTACCAAAGTTTCCCAGTTACAATGTACCAATTacacaaatatatttcatttgaaaaagacgattttgaaaaatatgtcgTGTGTCCAAAATGTCATTGTTTGTATGAATTTCAAGATTGTTGTCATTTGGTTGAGGGCATACAAACTTCAAAATTGTGTTCAAATGTTGTGATGCCAAATCATGTAATGAGTCATTATAGGAGACCATGTGGTGAATTATTATTGAAGTCAATTAATGTTGgaggaaaaaagaaattgattgCTAGAAAAACAtattgttataaaagtttgaaattgTCTTTGCAAAGATTAGTTAATAGAAAAGATTTTGAAGAAACTTGTGAACTTTGGCGTTTTAGAGAAGTGCCCCATGATGTTTTCAATGATGTTTATGATGGGGAGATATGGCAGAAATTTAATGGCTTagagtataatttttttacttctgaAAGAAATTATGGTGTAATGATGAATGTTGATTGGTTCCAACCATTTAAGTACTCAAATTATTCAATAGGTGCAATTTATCTAACCATTTTGAATTTGCCAAGAGAGGAGaggtttaaaaagaaaaacatgataCTTGTAGGTTTAATTCCAGATATGAAATCAGAACCTCCAACAAATTCTTTCATAGAACCTCTTGTTGAAGAATTACGGGAAGCATGGCATGGATTTAGTTTGAAAAGTTATAAGTCAAAAACACCTGTTATTTTCAAACTTGTCTTATTATGTGTGGGATGTGATATTCCTGCAAGTAGAAAACTTTGTGGTTTTTTGGGTCATGGGGCAACAAGAGGTTGTAACAAGTGTATGAAACAGTTTGAAGGGGGTATAGGCGAGAAGAGTTACGCCGGTTTCAATTTTTCAGAATGGGAAATGAGAGATGCAAAGTCTCATAGAGATATTGTACGCAAGATTGTTAAGTCAAAGACTAAAGGTAAACGAGAAAACTTAGAAAAATTTTATGGTGTTAGATATTCTGTATTATTAGAGCTAGATTACTTTGACCCCATTAGAATGACTATTATAGATCCTATGCACAACTTATTTTTGGGAACAGCAAAACGTGTCTTGAACTTGTGGATTGATTATAAAGTTTTGTCAGCTGAtgatttaaaacaaatgcaagCTAGAGTAGAGAAGGTACATTGTCCATCTGATATTGGGAAACTTCCTCAAAAGTTTGCCAGCAGTTTTGGTTCCTTTAATGCTGACCAATGGAAAAATTGGACAGTCTTATTTTCAATCtatgttttaaaagatattctTCCAGTGGATCATTTAGACTATTGGAGGAAATTTGTTCTTGCTTGCAAAATACTGTGTACAAGAAGTTTGACTAAAAACAATGTTAAGGTGGCACACCTACTCTTATTgtcattttgtgaaaaaatagaaaaagcttTTGATGGTAAAGGTCTTACCATGAACATGCATTTACATGCACACTTACAAAGGTGTATTTTTGATTTTGGACCGGTGTACTCATTTTGGTTATTTAGTTTTGAAAGAGAAAATGGCATTCTTGGATCATTTCCAACCAATAAAAGATGTATAGAAATGCAGTTGATGCGAAAGTTTGAAAAAAGTATGCatgtttttgatatttcttataa encodes:
- the LOC128174693 gene encoding uncharacterized protein LOC128174693; this encodes MESRHETSSRKRRYCTICQQDFSDRYFRRHTCEEKAENISQPTQSKCDEPILLPASEPEMENFENQMEESDMEEEFLMGHLSSSSSDSTSEEEVLDTELFNEFYLDNIEHRENESEKQSVDIQGGYQNYVIAVLKILLVWQVVHYVSDAAFSVLLFLLRSLFYVFSFSSDLAKSFYQSFPVTMYQLHKYISFEKDDFEKYVVCPKCHCLYEFQDCCHLVEGIQTSKLCSNVVMPNHVMSHYRRPCGELLLKSINVGGKKKLIARKTYCYKSLKLSLQRLVNRKDFEETCELWRFREVPHDVFNDVYDGEIWQKFNGLEYNFFTSERNYGVMMNVDWFQPFKYSNYSIGAIYLTILNLPREERFKKKNMILVGLIPDMKSEPPTNSFIEPLVEELREAWHGFSLKSYKSKTPVIFKLVLLCVGCDIPASRKLCGFLGHGATRGCNKCMKQFEGGIGEKSYAGFNFSEWEMRDAKSHRDIVRKIVKSKTKGKRENLEKFYGVRYSVLLELDYFDPIRMTIIDPMHNLFLGTAKRVLNLWIDYKVLSADDLKQMQARVEKVHCPSDIGKLPQKFASSFGSFNADQWKNWTVLFSIYVLKDILPVDHLDYWRKFVLACKILCTRSLTKNNVKVAHLLLLSFCEKIEKAFDGKGLTMNMHLHAHLQRCIFDFGPVYSFWLFSFERENGILGSFPTNKRCIEMQLMRKFEKSMHVFDISYNENVNDDFGPDFLKMLSLYDEKDRGSLQQMKSASKFFDYMKMSSRHTRYDVWDWTFDTDKCLSFSSTKNCTLSEKETEYLQQMYLKLYPNVPHSSMVYAVSLYEKTPPPITLDQS